The Rosa chinensis cultivar Old Blush chromosome 7, RchiOBHm-V2, whole genome shotgun sequence DNA segment AAAACTGCAAACAGCCAAGCATCAAGATGCATACATCGTCAAGAGGAGCAAAGCTTCGTGTGAAATACAAAAGTAAAGCATCAAAGTGTACATGCACACGTCATCCGATGGAGACATATGAGAGATGGATTAAGGGATGATGGATGGAATACCTTATGTTTCCTAATTCATAAATTAGGATAAGTTATTCTCACATCCTATTCAGTAACAACTATGTGAATAAATTGCATGCTTATTGTCCCAGTACCAAATGAGAATCCAGTATGCAATAAACAAATGGAAGGAACAAGTAGAAGAGAAACAAGCATAACAACCACTCTTATCATCACCTTAtacatgaaaaataaaaaagtaaatgcATGAATAAGCTACAATAAGTACTTAGGCAGTGACCAGTTTCTAATAGCTGAACGAAATACTCACTCTTGTGCCACGCAACGTGATCCGAGGCTTACGTGCCGCAAGAATAATCCCATTCTCACCCACTGTAACTGCTACCTTGCGCAAGGTACCACCATTTCCACACTTTGGACAAAATATTCTCCCAATTTCAGCAGTCACAGTGTTACAAGCATGGCATTTCAAAATCCACCTAGGAAAGATGAGAGATCAACTATAAGCACAGATGCTTATGATACAGTAGTTTCATCAAGCAAATATTAGAGGCCCCAGTCTGGAGGAAAGAATATTTAAATTCATCCAAAGCAACTTATATGCAAGTCATTTTTCCTAACACATCATCTTATGTGCAGTGTTTTAAACAACCGTGAAGCATGAAtcttggcaaagcagcagcagTGACTGCTTTTTAAAATGTGTTTATATGATAAAACCTATTACACAAATGATTCCTTTTTCAATTAAAAGtcagaaaatagaaaaacaaaaacatattgAAACTAGTCCTTAATAAATGCAGTTAGTAAAAGAATAAATGTTATTAAAATTGATGTATATGTATCAAACAAATACCTGTGCAGCTGGCGGATCTGCATTCCTCCTGGTGCCAACAACCGTAAACCCATCTGCAGAATAACATTTTGCATTGCAAAATCACTTGTTATACATGCTACACTAGACTCAGATAAGGATCGCAGCATCCAGCTCTGCTCACTGCTATCATCGTTAACATTTGATGTATCAACACTACCATCATTATGACTTGAGATCTCCAAGTGATCCAGACCTTCATTTATCACTTCAACCTCATCTCCCTCAACAGCAAAATTCACACTGTTATCAGAAGTGCTTTCCCCTGCTTTGAAATCATTATCCTCAACCCCATGCTGCTCCTTCCCTTTTTGAAGAGCCCTTAGTGAATCTTCATCACGCCTTGTTTGCTCAAGGATTGAGGAAAGATCTTCATCACAATTCTTCTCTTCTGTCATCTCACTCTCCACAGGTCTGCAACATGCCTCTTCAAATTTAGAAGGCGATGTTTGATCCTGGCTCCTAGCATCTACAAGTACGTCACCACTGGTGTTTTCCTCAGCATCTTGCTGAGAATCATTATCAGCCGATGCCTCATAAGACTCACGTCTtgcttttcttctcaaaaacctTCTATGTGTACTCCGACTGACGGCAGGCATCCAATCACCCGCATTATCATCAGCTTGTCCTTGGGATGCATCAATTCCATCCGAAACCATCTTTCCTTCAatctttatctctttcttctttggaAAATATCTCCTATGTCTCCCCTGAATGCCCTCACCACCCTCCTGATTCTCAGAACGAACATCACTCGTAACTTCCACGGCAGAACCATCAACAGAACGACTCTCAGAATCCTCAATAACATTCAAGTTTATATCTTTCAGCGGAAGAATCCTCGAACTGGGGTTCAACTTATCCTCCGCTTCGTTCTCCAGCGCTTCCCACTCTTCCAAATTAGGCACATTATTTCCCCACCCGGGCAAGTCCTTCTCCGGCAACCTCCTCACATTGACAGTATGCACCGGCGGAGGACAGTCCCTGAGGTGCTCAGTGCCATGTATCTGAGCCtccaatgtataagtcatagcAATGAGCTTAACATCCACATCTGACAGTGTCTGTAAATCCCCAGTAGCCCTCGCAAACTTAACAACTGCccataaacaacacaaaaccctaTCAACCCTAATTCAAACACTTCAACAACTCATATATCCCAATTCTCAATCACATAACAAGGAATCAGCCCAAAATTAATTGATAAAATTGAGGGAAAATGTGAAGTAAAGGTTGAAGCTTTTGACCTTTATTGAGGGATTCAGGGGTGGGTTCCATGGTCTGAACTTGGAAGGGAACGACGGCGAGGCGGTGGCGGGAAACAGGGTCACGGACCTCGTCCATGACCTCTGGGACGGAGACGAACTTGTCGGCGCAGTGGGCGAGGGTCTCGCCGCCTTGAATGATAGCATTGGCGTCGACGACGGCGACGGCTATGCCCTTGGAGGACTTACAGCTTTCGACGAATACTTTGCCGGCGGCGATTGAGGAGTCGGAGGagttttggggctttgggtccGGCTGCTTCTTCACGATGTTGCTCCAACAGGAGACGGCgttcgggttcgggtcgggGATTGGGGCTGGGGTGACGGTGGCGTCCATGGTTGAGAGAGAAGGGATATGGAGGCAGGTGAGAGTTGctaaaaccctagagatttaGTTGAGAGTTTTAGTGTCGTCTAAAGGAAGGAGGCAACTAGACCCAATTTcgtttttaattttgttaaccCCCTCTCCCTATTTAGTATTTACTTGATTAGAATTTTATTCCCCCAAAGTCCCAAACTTGCAATTTTACCCAGACCGAGAGGGGTAAAAATTACCCGTCACAACTATTTTGAGGGATTGCTTGCTAGAGAGATTCGTACGTAGGACAGACGTAGACGTACTACGTATCTGGTAGGGCTGACCAATCCGTGCACGTATAAGGGGTGTTTTGCATTATGTAAGAATTTCTCTTGTTCAACCTCAGTGAAACTATGCTCTACGCCTCTACCATAAAGATACGGGATATTTCCACAAGACAAGCACTACTAAACATTTTACGTATGACTTGATACCAGTTGTAGGTTCAAATCCTACTCCTTATGACCTACTAGCCCTCCCTAGTTTATAAACTCGCAAAATCGAGGGACATCAAAAGTAGATGAAAGTAAAAGGAAATTGTTGCAGATCGAGCTAATACTGTTAAAAAGGTAAAGTGAGATTTCACACTTATGTGTGGTAGAACTGTGGAAGCATTTGCATCTCACTTTACTATCATTAGAGAGTGTTGATTAGAGTCATGTTCATCTACTCAATTAGTTCTTTACTCAGTTGTGTTCAACTGTTATTGAATTTAAATCCAACAATAGAGACTGATAAGATAGTTGAAATTAATTTAGTTGTCTTACgataattttctcttctttaatTCATTTGTTCTTAGCCCCGCAAATCGATTGTCTCGTATCGACTCAATTATTCACCACTTCAATATGAATCCTTTGTCTCTATAGCCTCTCTCTTCATTACTAAATTTTCTCAACTATATCAATGCTCATTTAGGTGACCATGAGCGTCAGCACTTGCATGGATTGTTTGTTTACGTCATCGCCTACGTGACCAATTAAGTTCATACTCATGAGTCACAATATCCTCTCTGAAAGAGTTTGAAATAAATAGCTTCATGGACACAAGGAAGATCTCAAACACAAACAATTCTATTATTCATTGTGAACCATCATCTACATTCTTAAAGCACACACATACCTTTTCTCCAAATCTGTATAACAAATGGCAGAAACAACCATCAGTTTTGGGTCCAAGAGGTACTtcaatctttcattttcattgcTACTTTTATCTTTCTTGATTTTGatcaatttttggttttcttttcggGTGATATTAGGATTGCTGTTGTTACTGGAGCCAACAAAGGGATTGGACTTGAGATTAGTAGGCAATTAGCTTCTAATGGAGTTGGGATGGTACTAACAGCAAGAGATGTGAAGAGAGGCACAGAAGCTGTTGAAAAGCTTAAGGCCTCTGGTTTCTCTGATGTGGTCTTTCATCAGCTAGATATAAATAACCCAACTACCATTGCTTCTCTGGCACATTTTCTCAAAACTCAGTTTGGAAAGCTTGACATTTTGGTATTTGTTCCTCTatccaatcttttttttttttcaaaattgtatgcactcttttccttttttactGGAGTACTATACTTGTTCTAAcacaataactttctcaatgtCAAAGGTTAACAATGCAGGAGTCCTTGGATCCACATACCTCACCGATAACGTCGTAGTGGATCGTCAAAATGTAAGTCGATAAAAATCAAGGTTTAATCTTTGGGGAGGAGGGATTGAAACTTCGGATTTTATCTACCATTTTGGAGACTACATCATTTCACTGTAAAACTGATTTGTTTCATGCATGTTCATGTTCTTTTTGTTATGTCAAATGTTTACGAATGATACTATGTGCAGGTTTTAGGTTCTACATCACTGAAAGAAGTTTTAGTGCAAACATACGAGACGGCAGAGGATTGCTTGAAAACAAACTATTATGGAATCAAGCAACTCACAGAAGCACTTCTTCCCCTTCTTCAAAAATCAGAAGCAGCAAGGATAGTAAATGTCTCTTCAGCACTTGGACAGCTAAGGGTACACAACCAAAACTCGATCGACTTTTAACATAAATAATGAGATATTTTCCTACAACACAGTGTACCATGTTATGTTGTCACACTGTAAAATCAAGACCATAGATCATATCGGTGTTTTCAATATATGGTCTAGGTTGCCAATATAACATATGTTACAATCAACTGTAATAATGTTTGAACTGccttttttgttttaggttATTGCAAATGAGAGAGCCGAGAAAGAGCTAGGAGATGTCAATAACCTCACCGAGGAAAAAGTGGACAAGCTGGTTGAGGAATTTCTGGAGGATGTGAAGCAGGATTTGATAGAATCCAAAGGCTGGCCTCTAAACATATCTTCTTACATTGTATCAAAAGCAGCTCTGAATGCTTATACAAGAGTCTTGGCAAAGAAGTATCCTGAAATTGCGACAAACGCAGTTAGTCCTGGCTTTACCAAAACAGATATCAACCAAAATACTGGGATTAACACAGTTGAAGAAGGTGCAGAAGGTCCTGTGAAGCTGGCTTTGATAGCTGACACTAGAATTTCTTGCCTCTACTTCGAAATGACTGAAGAGTCAACCTTTGATTGAGGTCACAGCCACTACTAAttttggagcaggaggcggagtcacagcCACACACCAACCACTCGGCAATCAGGGCTAGAACTTAGGGAAATCCAAATGCCCCCAGGTAGGAACTGGCCCAGCAGAACCTCCAGGCAGGGCCCACTGGTGACGCAAAAATCCTAATCCTGAAAAGGATGCAAcaactagagcaaaggctaatccgagcggaggcaggcgccccagcaCCAATGCCAAATCCCCTCtttgcgtccaggccaggaccattcaccgccaggatcctaCGTGTCATCCGCCCGGCAcacgcaaagacaccaaagatgtcacattatgGCGGCATGATTGACCCCTTTGTTCATATGGataccttcaaaaaagtcaccaacaacaaggggttcgataacgccaccctctgccatttATTCAGTGAAACGTTGGATAATGAGgaaatgagttggttttttgagtgccCACCAGGATCaattgactcattccacgcactatcatacgctttcctctctcggttcatcctattggcCGCCgaacatcacaacacaagtcagttgttcaacgtcaagtAGGGTGAAGAGGAAACATTGAAGACATTCGTCACCCGGTGGCGAGTGGCGGCATCTCAATGCCgagatcttgataaaacaatggtgCTGGCAACCTTCAAGCAAGAACTCctaaagggaccattcctctatcatctcaattatAACCATCCAAATGCAgcatatgaccacgtcatgggcGAAGCCGTCACCCATGCAtgggcagaattcatcacatatggagaaacccccccccccccccacctccgccacggttggaCCCTCGCAACCGGATAAGCGCCATAGTGAGTTAAGCGCCATGAGCAACCACCACATATTAGGGCATACTTGCCCAAAAGCGATACCAAACTCGCAAACTAGGATTTGCAGATTTGGCAGGAGAGGAAACGTCACCCCCTAGCGGAAGATCGCCTCATGCACGGCAGCGTACCCCAATGGCAGAATGGATACCTTCTCACCAGCAGTTGGCGGACGCAACTTCACCACTCTGGGCAAGCGGAACACCTGCTTCAGACGGTTGAAGGCGGCCACAATCATCGGCCCTCCCGCCTTGTCAACTGCGGTGCCATCACTTAGAACCTAAGCGGACTCTATCTCTCCACCGCCATACTCTACCCCGTCAGCAGAACCACTAGCGGCGTTATTGCTCGCTAACCGCTCTTCACGCCTATTGCGGGCGGCAGCTTCCTCCCCCATCCTAGAGCTCTCTACACGGCCGGCACGACCCATTTCCACCTCCCAAGGTAttgtctgtagcggctcgatatCTAGCGGTttggacagtgaggttcctgcataggcagacggacgcaacgagtcaataaacaccTTATCCACAACACTGAATGACAAGTCAGACccagaatcctcactgctcgagacctctatgacgctagccatcacaaaccctaaaacccaaaccagtcagttcACACAAGATCTAGGCTATCCCTACGTCAATTTTAATCCAAGAACACCCATACCCAGAAATCCCAGAaagtgccaaaacaagaacaaaacgcatccacactcaaacccagattcgaccatatAGCAAGGCAAGAAACCCCAACCCTTTGTCAAACACCTAAAACCCACCCCAAAACACAATTCAAGACCCTTAGATACACCAGGGAACGACAGAAACCACTTCGAAATAGCAAAACCAGAAACAGACAAACAAAGAAGATCCAATGAAACAAGGACGAGATTCAGAATACCAACCTTAAAGATGGAAACTCTGGCGTGCTTCAAGGTGCTCGTTTTTACTTCAAGAGACCTTCGCCCTTCAACGATCGATAACTTCACGAAATCGTAGAATCTCCTCCTCGGATCTCAGAGCAAAGCTTGACAACGACTATATCAGTTCAAAGTGCGAAGTGTCAAACTACtcagtttccctctcttttatgtcaacatcaaaccaatctaggccgtccgctgaaaaacgacatcgcacCACGGCCGTATACATGACCCAAGAACGCACTTACTCCgcggattaaccgaggcaacgcctcagttacaaaatcaataattactcgcattaatggcaaAGAGACGAGCGTGCTGAAGAGACGTTATCACGCACGCTAACCCAATCTGTGACGGCCACGTGTCGGGCATCGTTAGACGAAGCGTCTACCTGAAGTAACCATGAAAAAGGGAGACTACCAATCGTCAAagtctccgctagcggaactcccttttcttcttgcaagtAAGTCTCTGCTAggcgcaactctgctagcggaactccCTTTTGTTCTTGCAAGCgggtctccgctaagcgcaaactccgctagcgaaattcactttccttcttgcaagcgagtctccgctaagcgcaactccgctagtggaactcccttttcttcttgcaagcgagTCTCCGCTAAACGCAACTCCTCTAGCGgaactcccttttcttcttgcaagcaagtctccgctaagcgcaactccactagcggaactcccttttcttcttgcaagcgagTCTTCGCTAAGCAAAACTCCCTTTCCTTCTCGCAagcgagtctccgctaagcgcaactccgctagcggaactccctttttttgttacaagcgagtctccgctaagcataactccctttttcttcttgcaagcgagtctccgctaagcgaaaTTCCGCTAGCGAAACTCCCTTTCCTTTTTGCAAGCGAGTCtacgctaagcgcaactccgctagcgaaactcccttttcttcttgcaagaGAGTCTCCGTTAAAGCGCAactccactagcggaacttctccctactGCAAGCAAGACAGTCCGCTAAACGGCAACAAGCCAGGTCCCCGCGATGCTTTTTGCCGCTTAATATCAACAGAGGAAATTCCGCCAACGGCAATTCCCGAGGTAACACCTCATTCTGACAACGACCTCCACGCGGCATTACAATCAAACCTacgacgaccgccacgcggcatCACAGAGGCCATGGTCCTCCGGGACAAGGGGACACGTCAACAGTCTTCgatggccctgatcaggcacgttaacccccgccacttgggtatcaaagattgggatcgctacccaacaccctctgctcagcgtAGCTCCCCTCAACACAATACACAGGCCAAacagaggtctatcttagccgaggagtgggggactccctgaggggcctagcaggggcccacccgaaagggtataaagcgtttgctcagtaagaccatggttgacaacgcactgacgctaattatgcttttgcaagtctagcggaagtaacgcttcgaaccgctaggcaactccccaaccaagattgccctccttgactggggacttgggggacttgtacttacataggcatttgcaagcatatttagctataatgagccatacTCATGccaccgccagcggtaccaaaaCCCGCCAAATgggtgacctacgggaacacagccaagcaggctaccgtcTGAGCCCCAGCGtacccccagatcacagctAACGCGCTGCcatgcgccgcgccaagattgcatcagaagcttcaaaagCTGGGAACTAAAGCATATCagttccacatcgaaaacatggagaagatcaactCCCTCTTCAcccataaaaggttctctcctctctcctcataaattacgcatttactacttacctactgttactttgtcaatataaatacattgactaacttaggcattggagaagagaagaccgcccaacgcagtctccctctgacgccctctgtattttacttaacAGGTTAACGGAAGCTCTGAATATCAAAAGTAgcagtccgcccatcggatcagcgttaaccaaggttcagctaccgctgaacttttagACATCAACACACGGCAATGATGACGGTCATAAAGGTCAATAGTAATTACAGGTATAAAGACGGTAGTAATCACGACTTATGACCAAAGTCCTCCtacacctataaataggggcaCGAAGGCCAAGTAAGACATCTGATTCCGACTTATTTGATTACACTCGAGAGAGAAATATCCTGACTTAGGAATCAAAGAGTTTTATGCAGGTATCCCCCTCATCTTCGAGCCAACGGTCAAACATCCATCAACAAGCAAAGAAAGCTTCTCGATCATTCCTGGTCAGCTTCAGCTCCAGTTTGCATTAATTGGTGAGTTAAAATTCTCTTTGAAATGTTTTCGTCACTAACGGCACAGGGAACCTCTAGCCAGAAAGTCTGATCCATTGCATGACTGAACATATCATTGTTAAATGAATAGGAGAAGGAACAATTCATCCACAACTTGCACTAATGGAACTTCAGGGATACAATTAATTTTTTCCCTAAGCGGGCTTCTGAAAGTAGATCTTCCCTTTTTAAGTAAATGTAAATTATCAAGAaacgaaaagaaaaatgcaAGTCAACCTCCAGATTTATCCGCAAAATATAGTCTTATGGAAATCATCTACTACAAGCCAAGGTAGTGAACTAGTGATAAATCAGCGGCCATGGTTAGAATCAAATTACAGGTACAAACCTTCTAATAGCAACTCCATATATGCCTGTAAAACGCTATATTCAGCAAACCCCAAACCCCAAATTCGACATCAATATGATTTGGAAAGTACGTAGGTAAACTAACCGGGATCTCTTCCATGCATGCAGACTAAAGCTAACCCTGATCAAGCTTACACCAGGTCACCAGGAAATCATCTCAGGCATCCAATCACCGGCATTATCATCAGCTTGTCCTTAGGATGCATCAATTCAATCAGAAACCATCTTCCCTTCAatctttatctctttcttctttggaAAATATCTCCTATGTCTCCCCTAAATGCCTTCACCACCCTCCTGATTCTCAGAACGAACATCACTCCTAACTTCCACAGTAGAACCATCAACAGAACGGCTCTCAGAATCCTCAATAACATTTAAGTTTATATCTTTCAGCGGAAGAATCCTCGAACTGGGGTTCAACTTATCCTCCGCTTCGTTCTCCAGCGCTTCCCACTCTTCCAAATTAGGCATATTATTTCCCCACCCAAGCAAGTCCTTCTCTGGCAACCTCCTCACATTGACAGTATGCACCAGTGGAGGACAGTCCCTGAGGTGCTCAGTGCCATGTATCTGAGCCtccaatgtataagtcatagcAATGAGCTTAACATACACATCTGACAGCGTCTGTAAATCCCTAGTAGCCCTCGCAAACTTAACAACTGCccataaacaac contains these protein-coding regions:
- the LOC112175913 gene encoding RNA-binding NOB1-like protein, producing MDATVTPAPIPDPNPNAVSCWSNIVKKQPDPKPQNSSDSSIAAGKVFVESCKSSKGIAVAVVDANAIIQGGETLAHCADKFVSVPEVMDEVRDPVSRHRLAVVPFQVQTMEPTPESLNKVVKFARATGDLQTLSDVDVKLIAMTYTLEAQIHGTEHLRDCPPPVHTVNVRRLPEKDLPGWGNNVPNLEEWEALENEAEDKLNPSSRILPLKDINLNVIEDSESRSVDGSAVEVTSDVRSENQEGGEGIQGRHRRYFPKKKEIKIEGKMVSDGIDASQGQADDNAGDWMPAVSRSTHRRFLRRKARRESYEASADNDSQQDAEENTSGDVLVDARSQDQTSPSKFEEACCRPVESEMTEEKNCDEDLSSILEQTRRDEDSLRALQKGKEQHGVEDNDFKAGESTSDNSVNFAVEGDEVEVINEGLDHLEISSHNDGSVDTSNVNDDSSEQSWMLRSLSESSVACITSDFAMQNVILQMGLRLLAPGGMQIRQLHRWILKCHACNTVTAEIGRIFCPKCGNGGTLRKVAVTVGENGIILAARKPRITLRGTRFSLPLPQGGRNAITKNPVLREDQLPQKYLHPKTKKKANKPGDDDLFTSNDFIFRHHSDKKAPLQPPVRKALAAFSGRRNPNDNHYSHSKH
- the LOC112175914 gene encoding (+)-neomenthol dehydrogenase; protein product: MSKVNNAGVLGSTYLTDNVVVDRQNVLGSTSLKEVLVQTYETAEDCLKTNYYGIKQLTEALLPLLQKSEAARIVNVSSALGQLRVIANERAEKELGDVNNLTEEKVDKLVEEFLEDVKQDLIESKGWPLNISSYIVSKAALNAYTRVLAKKYPEIATNAVSPGFTKTDINQNTGINTVEEGAEGPVKLALIADTRISCLYFEMTEESTFD